In one Arachis duranensis cultivar V14167 chromosome 9, aradu.V14167.gnm2.J7QH, whole genome shotgun sequence genomic region, the following are encoded:
- the LOC107465402 gene encoding LOW QUALITY PROTEIN: kinesin-like protein KIN-14S (The sequence of the model RefSeq protein was modified relative to this genomic sequence to represent the inferred CDS: inserted 1 base in 1 codon): MLAEKHNEIVIEDKQPPPNSHTEDAPKQENESSECTDIENSMTNEIHEVSPDQGGHTLPILKKIIHLSTKIQDLKQQHIVLAEEAKLSTKSFLDSDALRSFKSLGIEYELLRRKFLKEYNERKRLSNELIEMKGNIRVFCRCRPLIAGEILNGSAASVLNFEASSDYELQVVASDSTKKQFKFDHVFKPEDNQEAVFAQTKPVIASVLDGFNVCIFAYGQTGTGKTFTMEGTPEQRGVNYRTLEELFRIAEERHGVMKYELCVSMLEVYNEKIRDLLVENSSQTKKLEVKQSAEGTQEVPGLVEAPVYGTEDVWELLKTGNRVRSVGSTSANELSSRSHCLLRVTVVGENLVNGDRTRSRLWLVDLAGSXGERLKESQFINKSLSALGDVISALASKSAHIPYRNSKLTHILQSSLGGDCKTLMFVQVSPSETDLGETLCSLNFASRVRGVESGPARKQVDHAELLKYKQMVEKLKHDEKETRKLQDNNANLLLRLASREHQCKTLQEKVRGLENQIAEERKTRLKQESRSIAAVSAQNSSSTLTAARRNTADKKPPLMPSQTRMPLKRISNFMPSRSPIASKRYNTSMNSGKENTEAYSKPKSRASIAVRPPALPTGKLLQPRRRVSSIPAICPERTSDITTPLRSHAPPMAQLLQPRRRVSSVISCPETTSDITTPLRASQFAGGSSVLISRQRRARYSNLFAPLPESRASVEMTTPMSIRSSSKFRGSPIQGVDSRVARHPAAVALQRKPVVWSPLKLRGLKNNNNRRSWLMPSRSYNELQ; this comes from the exons ATGCTCGCTGAAAAACACAACGAAATTGTTATCGAGGACAAGCAGCCACCACCAAATTCTCACACAG AGGATGCGCCAAAGCAAGAGAACGAAAGCTCTGAGTGCACGGACATTGAAAACAGCATGACTAATGAGATCCATGAAGTTTCACCTGATCAGGGTGGTCACACACTTCCGATCTTGAAGAAAATCATCCATTTGAGTACCAAGATTCAG GATTTGAAGCAACAGCATATAGTACTGGCTGAAGAAGCAAAACTCTCTACCAAGTCCTTTCTGGACTCTGATGCTTTGAGGTCTTTTAAGTCTCTAG GTATTGAATATGAACTCCTTAGAAGAAAATTTCTGAAGGAGTACAATGAACGGAAGAGGCTTTCTAATGAATTGATTGAAATGAAGGGAAACATCAGAGTGTTCTGCAGATGCAGGCCGTTGATTGCTGGTGAAATTTTGAATGGGTCTGCTGCATCTGTTTTGAATTTCGAGGCATCTTCTGATTATGAACTTCAAGTCGTAGCTTCAGACTCAACCAAGAAGCAATTTAAGTTTGATCATGTGTTTAAGCCAGAAGATAACCAAG AAGCTGTATTTGCACAGACGAAGCCTGTCATTGCATCAGTGCTGGATGGGTTCAATGTCTGTATATTTGCTTATGGGCAAACTGGAACTGGTAAAACATTTACAATGGAGGGAACACCAGAGCAGAGGGGAGTTAACTACAGAACACTGGAGGAATTATTTAGGATAGCTGAGGAGAGACATGGTGTAATGAAGTATGAATTGTGTGTCAGCATGTTGGAAGTTTATAATGAGAAGATAAGAGATCTCCTGGTGGAAAATTCCTCCCAAACAAAGAA gttGGAGGTAAAGCAATCTGCAGAGGGAACCCAAGAAGTCCCAGGACTTGTTGAAGCTCCTGTTTATGGAACAGAAGATGTTTGGGAATTGCTCAAGACTGGAAATAGAGTAAGATCTGTTGGATCCACGAGTGCTAATGAGCTTAGCAGCCGTTCTCATTG CTTGCTGCGAGTAACTGTGGTGGGGGAGAATTTAGTTAATGGCGATAGAACACGGAGCCGCCTCTGGCTAGTAGACCTAGCTGGCA GAGGAGAAAGACTTAAGGAATCCCAATTCATAAATAAGTCTTTATCTGCTCTTGGAGACGTTATTTCCGCTCTTGCCTCCAAATCTGCACATATCCCTTACAG GAACTCAAAGCTGACTCATATACTTCAGAGCTCCTTAG GAGGAGATTGCAAAACATTAATGTTTGTCCAAGTTAGCCCAAGTGAGACAGATTTGGGAGAGACACTTTGTTCACTAAATTTTGCTAGCCGGGTCCGTGGAGTTGAGAGTGGCCCAGCTCGCAAGCAAGTGGACCATGCTGAGCTGCTTAAATATAAGCAAATG GTAGAGAAACTCAAACATGATGAGAAGGAAACTAGGAAGCTACAGGATAACAATGCTAACTTGCTACTGAGACTTGCTTCAAGAGAACACCAATGTAAAACCCTTCAGGAAAAG GTTAGGGGCCTTGAGAATCAGATAGCTGAAGAAAGGAAGACTAGACTAAAGCAAGAGAGTAGATCAATTGCTGCTGTCTCAGCACAAAATTCATCATCAACATTAACTGCAGCTCGGAGAAACACTGCAGATAAGAAGCCACCTCTCATGCCTTCACAGACGAGAATGCCATTGAAAAGAATATCCAATTTCATGCCTTCGCGATCTCCTATAGCATCGAAGAGATACAACACTTCCATGAATAGTGGGAAGGAAAATACAGAAGCCTACTCGAAACCAAAAAGTAGGGCATCAATAGCAGTTAGACCACCTGCACTCCCAACAGGGAAGCTCCTTCAACCAAGAAGGCGGGTCTCCTCCATTCCCGCAATCTGTCCAGAGAGAACTTCTGACATCACAACTCCACTCCGGTCTCATGCACCACCAATGGCGCAGTTACTTCAACCAAGGAGGCGGGTCTCCAGTGTCATAAGCTGTCCAGAGACAACTTCTGATATCACAACTCCACTCCGAGCATCTCAATTTGCAGGTGGAAGCAGTGTATTGATCAGTCGCCAAAGGAGAGCTCGGTATTCAAATTTGTTTGCCCCATTGCCAGAGTCGAGAGCATCTGTTGAGATGACCACACCGATGTCTATCAGGAGCAGCAGCAAGTTTAGGGGAAGTCCAATACAAGGAGTCGATTCAAGGGTAGCTAGACATCCAGCTGCGGTTGCACTGCAACGGAAACCTGTGGTCTGGAGCCCTCTCAAACTGAGAGGcttgaaaaataacaataacagaAGGTCTTGGCTCATGCCATCTCGGTCATACAATGAGTTGCAATGA
- the LOC107465404 gene encoding microtubule-binding protein TANGLED, with the protein MVARTPPTQKKMLAPLNPILIRETLIKVDRCMARLQELQYTVTGGSKVVSGVSLSPRSTRGYLRTSLRCKQESLRLKNGGTRKSPMGKFPSPSKTGEWRRMSLPAMLVGETVGEILQATQFAREIVSVVNNKPLATSDDPKTPMSQRLNGKLSSFQAENTEFKARRKKEKQTKSQHENSPSLQRARSRINFKVSPPKIKEFDKENKKYLANRVSPRNKPWAKKTVLFPNPLYLPTQPSSQQQGFSKTRSPIVLRNRGTTTTATTSITTPHKFVIKSPQPSSSKVQVKKSPQAKSNKKLISPSRTTTGRSSPKRFHVFHPPTVYLFSPTGKEKLSRNSPKRSVSVAAKIRRSFSPSRLATRLVSPLKSRKTVLKTDGLVVSGLKQRPTSTVKIPIRGI; encoded by the exons ATGGTTGCTAGAACCCCACCCACGCAGAAGAAAATGTTAGCTCCACTTAATCCAATTCTCATTAGAGAGACGCTCATCAAG GTGGATCGGTGCATGGCACGGCTTCAGGAGCTTCAGTACACTGTGACCGGTGGAAGTAAGGTGGTTTCGGGCGTTAGTCTCAGCCCTCGAAGTACCAGAGGTTATCTCAGAACTAGTCTCAGGTGTAAACAAGAATCACTCAG GCTCAAGAATGGTGGAACTAGGAAATCTCCCATGGGAAAGTTTCCCTCTCCATCAAAGACAg GTGAATGGAGAAGAATGTCATTGCCTGCAATGCTAGTAGGTGAAACCGTTGGAGAGATTCTACAGGCAACTCAATTTGCTAGAGAAATAGTCTCAGTGGTTAATAACAAACCTTTAGCCACTTCTGACGATCCAAAAACTCCGATGTCTCAAAGATTAAATGGAAAATTATCGTCATTTCAAGCTGAAAATACCGAATTCAAGGCCAGAAGGAAGAAGGAAAAGCAAACAAAATCACAGCACGAAAATTCACCGTCGCTTCAACGTGCTCGTTCTAGAATCAATTTTAAGGTATCAcctccaaaaataaaagaatttgacaaagaaaacaagaagtacttggctAATAGAGTGTCTCCAAGGAACAAACCATGGGCCAAGAAAACAGTGCTATTTCCAAATCCTTTGTACCTTCCAACCCAACCTTCTTCTCAGCAGCAAGGATTTTCAAAGACCAGGTCCCCCATTGTATTAAGAAACAGAGGAACAACAACAACTGCAACCACATCTATAACTACGCCACATAAATTTGTGATCAAGTCACCACAACCTTCATCTTCAAAAGTTCAAGTCAAGAAGAGTCCACAAGCTAAAAGTAATAAGAAGTTGATTTCACCAAGTAGAACAACTACCGGAAGGAGTTCTCCAAAGAGGTTCCATGTGTTTCATCCACCAACCGTGTATCTTTTTTCGCCAACaggaaaagaaaagttgagTAGGAATTCGCCAAAGCGATCTGTCTCGGTCGCTGCAAAGATTCGTAGGTCCTTTTCTCCTTCGAGGCTGGCCACCAGATTGGTTTCGCCATTGAAGAGCAGGAAAACTGTATTAAAAACTGATGGGTTGGTAGTGAGTGGACTAAAACAACGCCCAACATCAACAGTGAAAATCCCTATTCGTGGAATTTAA